The nucleotide sequence CGCGTACGGGAACAAATTTTGTAAAATCTTCATACGATTTAATTGCCGAAAACAAATGATCTTTACCAAACTGCGTTTGTTTTGCCTGCTGTATTAAAGAGTAAAATATATTTTGCTGTGTTTCAACAGGTTTAATCATCCATTTTTGTTGCTGCATTACAACAATATTGGCAAAAATTTTTGCAAAAAACGATTTTACAGACATAATTTCTTTTTTAATTTATACAAAAATCGGACATCTAATTTTAATAAAACAAAAAAGCTTTAAAAACTTTGCTTATTTTACCATTAACATTTTTGTGTGTTAAAAATTACAAAATAAAGAAATAAGTTAGGCGTAAAATGTTATATCTTTGTTGATTATAAATGTGTTTCTAATTAAAAAATAAATACAATGGGTAAGTTTGGTGCAACCGAAATAATTTTAATTGTAGCCGTGATACTTTTATTATTTGGCGGAAAAAAGATACCGGAATTAATGAAAGGATTGGGTTCGGGTATTAAAGAATTTAAAGACGCTTCTAAAGACAATAGCGGAGCAACTTCAAATCCTAATAAAAACAATACGGATTCTAAAACCGAATAATTTAAAAAGATGCTATGTGCATCTTTTTTTTTACAACTTAATTTAAGTTTTGAATAGGTATAATAAAATACCCGCCCGAATAAATCGAGCGGGCATCCCTTATAAAACATAATAAAAACACTACTTTCTTTTTTTGACAATCGCTTATAAACGATTTTTCTTTCTCATAACAATTTTTTGCTTATAAGGTTATTTCCTTTTTCACAGATTATAATGCAAATGAGATACCACAAATATAAAACTTTTTAAGTAAAAAACAAAACAAATATATATTGTTGATTATTAGATAGTTATAAATAATTTTATTTTATTACTCTTTTATTTAAGAACTTTACAACCTGTGGCAAATTGCCCGATATGTGTATTATTTCCTCTATTAAACTGTGTAAAAGTACCAAATTTCACAAAATCATTGATAACTGTAATCGTTTTTTTGCCAAATCAACTTCTAATACTTTTACTTCTACGTGTTGATGCAGTTTTACGATTTCATTTACATCAGCCACAAAACCTGCCTTCAACTGCGAAATATGCACCAATCCACTTTCTTTAATGCCGATATCAACAAAACAGCCAAAATTAGTAATGTTGTTTATGATGCCGTTGTAAACTCTACCCACCTCAACATCATTGATTGATTTTAATGCCGCATCAAATTCCAACACTTTTGCTTTTTTACGCGGATCTAATCCCGGTTTTTCTAATTCTTTCAACAAATCGGTTATATAATGCATTCCAAATTGTTCTGAAATGTATTTAGAAGGATCTATTTTTTCGATTGCTGATTTATTTCCAATTAATTCATTGGTACTGATTTTTAGATCTTTCGCCATTTTTTCGACCAAAACATAAGCTTCCGGATGCACCGCAGAATTATCCAGCACAAAATCGCCATTTACAATTCTAACAAAAGCTGCCGCCTGTTGATAGGCTTTTTCGCCCAAACGCGGTACGTTTTTCAGTTCTTTTCTATTCGTGAACGCTCCGTTTTCTGCTCGATAATCCACAATTTTCTCTGCCAGCTTTTCGCCAATGC is from Flavobacterium dauae and encodes:
- a CDS encoding Sec-independent protein translocase subunit TatA/TatB, coding for MGKFGATEIILIVAVILLLFGGKKIPELMKGLGSGIKEFKDASKDNSGATSNPNKNNTDSKTE